Proteins encoded in a region of the Gammaproteobacteria bacterium genome:
- the rne gene encoding ribonuclease E, with protein MKRMLINATQSEELRVALVDGQNLYDLDIESPGHKQTKANIYKGKITRVEPSLEAAFVDYGADRHGFLPLKEISREYFPAGYTFQGRPSIKDVLREGQEVVVQIDKEERGNKGAALTTYISLAGGYLVLMPNNPRAGGISRRIEGDERTQLKATLSALTLPKGMGLIVRTAGVGKAVEELQYDLDILGNHWQAIKEASESSAAPFLIHQESNVIVRAMRDYLRRDIGEILIDHPRVYESAREHVALVRPDYLNRLKLYQGEVPLFTHYQIETQIESAFQREVRLPSGGSIVIDPTEALTSIDINSARATKGTDIEDTAFNTNLEASVEIARQLRLRDLGGLVVIDYIDMSSVRHQRDVENKLRDSLKIDRAKIQVGRISRFGLMEMSRQRIRPSLGESSTHVCPRCVGQGTIRGNESLALSILRLMEEEAIKDSTGHIEAQVPVNVAAYLLNEKRKALGVIEDRHNVRVIIVPNINMETPHFEVIRHRNDVELATNSYEMVKETSSENNYESRLLKTEISKNEPILKGMSAPIQANTPINVEQPEIATAPPVTPVAPVQTTAVTAPSETLFKKFSTFVKGLFASEPVEVKPEVVEEPTPRPSPNRNRNRNRNRSRNQQRSRGTSTAREEVSSENIETAEQAISSEVQTSKPKRQRNKPKTEQQTTEVPQVAQEEQVAQRRQRRNLRRKVRTNNSATNETSQEATKETAVFNSNEQELNAEQPVTDISAEQSSIEASNEQQQKNRRRNRRSPRHLRSSGQRRQRQERNSDEPTAAVEARYPVTEVEATVEVAAPEVEATVEVAAPEVEATVEVA; from the coding sequence ATGCAACTCAATCGGAAGAGTTGCGCGTCGCCCTTGTCGACGGCCAAAACCTGTATGATCTTGATATCGAAAGTCCAGGACACAAGCAAACAAAAGCCAATATCTATAAGGGTAAGATCACCCGAGTTGAACCTAGCTTAGAGGCTGCCTTTGTTGACTATGGCGCTGATCGTCATGGTTTCTTACCACTAAAAGAAATTTCACGAGAGTATTTCCCTGCAGGTTATACCTTTCAAGGTCGCCCAAGCATTAAAGATGTTTTGCGTGAAGGTCAGGAAGTTGTCGTGCAAATCGACAAGGAAGAACGTGGCAATAAAGGCGCGGCTTTAACGACCTATATCAGCCTGGCTGGTGGTTACCTTGTATTAATGCCAAATAACCCTCGAGCTGGCGGAATTTCACGTCGCATTGAAGGTGATGAACGCACCCAATTAAAAGCAACCCTGTCTGCATTAACTCTGCCAAAAGGCATGGGATTAATTGTTCGTACTGCTGGCGTCGGCAAAGCTGTTGAAGAATTGCAGTATGATCTTGATATCTTAGGCAATCATTGGCAAGCAATTAAAGAGGCTTCCGAGTCAAGTGCTGCTCCGTTTCTAATTCATCAAGAAAGTAACGTTATTGTACGAGCTATGCGTGATTATTTACGTCGTGACATCGGTGAAATTCTTATCGATCATCCTCGTGTGTATGAAAGCGCCAGAGAACACGTTGCATTAGTTCGTCCTGACTACCTTAATCGATTAAAGCTTTATCAAGGTGAAGTGCCACTATTTACTCACTATCAAATCGAAACGCAAATTGAATCAGCTTTTCAACGTGAAGTGCGTTTACCTTCAGGTGGTTCTATTGTTATCGATCCTACCGAAGCATTAACATCAATTGATATTAACTCTGCCCGTGCAACTAAAGGCACAGATATTGAAGATACGGCTTTCAATACCAATTTAGAAGCGTCAGTAGAGATTGCTCGACAGCTACGATTACGTGATTTAGGCGGATTAGTCGTTATTGATTATATCGATATGTCTTCTGTGCGCCATCAACGCGATGTCGAAAACAAGCTGCGTGATTCGTTAAAAATTGACCGAGCAAAAATTCAAGTTGGCCGAATTTCTCGTTTTGGCCTGATGGAAATGTCACGTCAACGGATCCGTCCAAGCTTAGGTGAGTCCAGCACTCACGTATGTCCACGTTGTGTTGGCCAAGGTACTATTCGTGGCAACGAATCTCTTGCACTGTCAATTTTACGCTTGATGGAAGAAGAAGCAATCAAGGATTCTACTGGACACATTGAAGCACAAGTACCAGTTAATGTTGCAGCTTACTTACTCAATGAAAAACGTAAAGCGTTAGGTGTCATTGAGGACCGCCATAATGTACGAGTAATTATCGTACCGAACATTAATATGGAAACGCCTCACTTTGAAGTGATTAGACATCGCAATGACGTCGAATTAGCAACCAATAGCTACGAGATGGTTAAAGAGACGAGTTCAGAGAATAATTATGAGTCACGATTATTAAAAACTGAAATTAGTAAAAATGAGCCTATTTTAAAAGGGATGTCAGCACCAATCCAAGCTAATACACCTATTAATGTAGAGCAACCTGAGATAGCTACAGCGCCTCCAGTAACTCCAGTCGCTCCAGTGCAGACGACTGCAGTAACAGCACCGTCTGAAACACTATTTAAAAAGTTTAGCACTTTTGTTAAAGGACTATTTGCATCAGAGCCTGTTGAAGTTAAGCCTGAAGTCGTTGAGGAGCCAACGCCAAGACCGTCACCAAACAGAAACCGTAACCGCAACCGTAATCGTAGCCGTAATCAGCAGCGCTCTCGTGGTACCAGCACAGCACGTGAAGAGGTTAGCTCAGAGAACATTGAAACTGCTGAACAAGCAATAAGTTCAGAGGTTCAAACCAGCAAACCTAAACGTCAGCGCAACAAGCCAAAAACTGAACAACAAACCACTGAAGTACCACAAGTAGCACAAGAAGAGCAAGTAGCTCAGCGCCGCCAACGCCGTAACTTACGCCGTAAAGTCCGTACTAATAACTCGGCGACAAATGAAACGTCGCAAGAAGCTACTAAAGAAACTGCTGTTTTCAACTCAAATGAGCAGGAATTAAATGCCGAACAACCGGTAACTGATATCTCTGCCGAGCAAAGTTCGATTGAAGCCAGTAATGAGCAACAGCAAAAGAACCGTCGCCGCAATCGTCGTTCACCACGTCACCTACGATCTTCAGGTCAACGTCGTCAACGTCAAGAACGCAACAGTGATGAGCCAACCGCAGCCGTTGAAGCTAGGTATCCAGTTACTGAAGTTGAAGCAACTGTTGAAGTCGCTGCACCTGAAGTTGAAGCAACTGTTGAAGTAGCAGCACCTGAAGTTGAAGCAACTGTTGAAGTAGCAG